The following is a genomic window from Nitrososphaerota archaeon.
AGCCCAGGAGAGTCGACGGTACATCGAGAGCTAAAGAGTGGAGGCTACGAGGCAGGTGGCATTGAAAAGTCCCGCTCGCGCTCCTCCATGGTCCGCAGGACAGACGCGGCCATAGGCAGATGGGAAACGGAGATGGGCGGAGACAAGACCACGGACTGCAGGCCGATAGCGATCTTACGGCTCGGCAGCCAAGGCACCAGATACCCCGGTGGCCTTCGCCACCTACATCAAGACCAAGGGAGGATACGCTAGCTGCACACCCTCCGGATCTACGCTCTGCTCAACGCCTTGGCCAGCAACCTCGTAGTGCCCTTCATCAGCTTCCTGACAGCTTCGGCCGGGATAGTGGGCGAGCCCCTCGCCCTGGTCTCGTCGGCCGGGACGACGTTTCCCGGCCTGGTCCAGTACGTCCTGAGCAGGATGAAGTCGGAGGCGAAGACCCTGGTCGTCGCAGGGACAGGTCTCGCGGGCGTTCTTTGGGTCGTCATGGCCGCGCTCCAACTGTCGGGACTCCTGTTCGTGGGGGCCTTCCTGGCCATCGAGGCGCTGAGCGGGGCGTCCCTCTTCGGCTGGATGCTTCTGATGGAGAGCGTGAGCAGGACGGCGCGGGGGACGACCCTCGCGCGTTACCAAGTCTACACCTATCTTGGAGGACTGGGGGCAACACTGTTCGCGGGGGTGGTCGTCGGTCCACAGCTGCAGCTGATGCGCTTTTTCTTCGCGGGGGCGGGCGTCTTGTATCTGGTAAACGCCTGGGTGGTCAGCAGGGACGACGCCAGGGTCGAAGCAGCTCCAGGCGCGGGCAAGGCCTCTCCGAGGCTCAGGAGGTTCCTAGGGATCAACTCGCTCTTCGTCTTCGTGTGGTCCCTGGCGTGGCCGCTCTTCCCAATCGCCCAGGTCGACATCTTCAACATGAGCGAGACCGAGATAGCGATAATAGCGGTGATAGGCGGGCTCTCGTCAATCCTGCTCCAGAAGGCCATAGGCAAGGTAGCCGACAAGAGGAGGAGGCTGATGATGTTCACCGGCAGGTTCATGCTCGCCTGTTTCCCTCTAGGGTACGCCCTAGCCTCCTCGGTCTACGAGATCTACATCGTGAACATAGTCTCGGGCTTCACCAACTCCACGGGCATAGCCTACACCTCCTACCTGTTCGAGAATTCGGTAGACAAAAGGAAGGGCATCGGCCTCTACAACCTAGCGAACGCCCTGGCCGCCGCCGCCGGCTCTTCGTTCAGCGGTCTTCTCTACGTCGCGCTCTCAGGAGGCGACGCCGTCGCCGTCCTCAGGACTATGCTGATGGCCGTCGCAGGTGCGAGAATTGCCGTCTCTTTCCTCTATCTGACCCTCAAGGAGGGAGAAGGAGGGGCCGTCTCCGGCGGAGGGATGGCGGCCGAGACCAAGGGCGACCCGGACTAGAGCTCCTGGACCTTCCTCTTGGTAGCAGAGGCCCAGGCAACTACCAGACGACTTCTCCTTTCGGGGAGACAGCGCGACCAGAAGCTCGCGCCAGAACGACTAAATGCCCACCTCTCTACGCCGGACCAGGTTGAGCCTGATCCTGCACATCACTAAGAGCGCAAGGTGGAATCAGACAAGACTTACCGGGTCGTACACGGCGAAGACCCAGCAAGAAGATGGGTTCATACACTGTTCCAATCCAGACCAGCTGGCTGCCGTCGCCAAGGCTTTCTACAGCGGGAAACGGGATCTTGTGCTTCTCTGCATCGACCCTAGAAAGGTCAGGGCCGAGGTCAGATACGAGAGGTCGGGCTCGGGCATATTCCCTCATATCTACGGGCCCCTCAACACCGATGCGGTCGTTGCCGTGTTCCCATTCGAACCCAATGGCCATGGAGGTTCTTCGGCACGGACGCAACGCTGAGAGTCTGAGACGGACGCAAGTTCCACGCTGACTTTGCCTCTTCGACGAGGCAAGACTGACCCTGGGCGCACCGGCGCCGAACGACAGGCGGGTCGTTATCTTTGAGGGGGGGCGCTTGGATTCAGCCGACCTTCCGCCCGGGGAGGTCCAGGACATCATACTTCTCCCCATGCACAAGCAGGTACGATATCCTCTGGAAGAACCACCTGACGTCTTCAGGTATCTCCTGCTCTGCCTCCTCTATCGCCCTGATCACGGGCTTCACTGCATCCTCATGTAGCCAAATCCGCAGGTCTCCCCTCTCGCACCTGAACTGCACCCCTTCCCTTCGCCCGCAGATCTTCTGAGCTTCCGCTTCGATTTTCGCAGCCCACCTGCACCTCTGGTCATCGCCGAACCTGTCCAGATGCATCCCCACCTGGGAGAAGGTGACAACCTTCCCTCCCACTACCATCTCCAACCACATGGCTGGCCGCCGCCCGCGCTCCGAGATATAACGGAAGGAGGTCTTGGACGAGGCCCCCGGGGGAGGGGCCGCTCGAAAGTGTGGGGCTGGAAAACCCAAACGGTCGCGACTCGGGCTGGCGAGGGCAACGAGGATGTCTACATCCGAAGTCATCAATGCGGCCAAGAGGTCCCCATGCCCGAAGTTTATACCCGTTCAACCTGGGACAGCTTCCACCATTGAAGTTCTGTCCTTCATGCGGCTCAAGGGTCAAGGGGGCCCAAAGCTCCTGTCCTAAGTGCGGAGCCAGCCTGGGATCGAATGCCAAGACCCTCCTCGAGTCCTTCCCTTTCGCAACCCTCAGGCCTTCACAGAAAGGGGCCCTCGACGACGTCGAGGCGGCCCTGTCGGCGTCGAAGCGTTTCATCATACTGGAGGCGCCAGTAGGGTTCGGCAAGTCCGCCATCGCCGCGGCACTTTGTCGCCACCTGGGTTCAGCCTACCTGCTCACCTCCACCAAGCAGCTCCAGTCGCAGTACTCTGCCGACTTCCGCTTCCCTCTGGTCACAGGCAAGTCCAATTTCACCTGCCTAGTCCCTACTTCCAGGGGGACGTTCCCGGCCTGCAGCAGAGGGAGGTGCGAAGCCGACTGGACACTCTCCGAGTGCCCGCACCACCTGACCTTCGAGGAATACGACGAGCACGTCAGGGGTGTCTGCCGCAGAGACGCCAAGTGCCGCCGCCTGAAGGGCGATAAGCTCTGTCCCTACTACGAACAGAAGTGGGAGGCGTTCAGGGACCCCGTGATGGTCGCCAACTATCCGTTCTTCCTTTCGGAGTTGAGCTACACCGACGACGTCAGGCGGAGGAAGCTCCTCGTCTGCGACGAGGCCCACGACATCGAGAAGCAGATGGTCGGATTCGGGTCGTTCTCCCTCAGGTCGTCGACCCTGGGAATCTATTCAGGCGCGGAAGGTGCGCCGTCTATCCCGGACATGGGGGTGGAAAACGCAGGAGCCTGGAGCGAGCCCCTAGAAGATGCTAGGAGAATCCTAGAACGGTTCGTCGAGGAGAACTTCGACGACCCCGCCGTGCAGGACAAGGTGGCCTCCTGCAAGGACTCCCTCGAGGCCCTGAAAGGGTTCGCCGACGAGCTTAGCGAAGACCCTTCAAACTGGATAGTCAACGGCGTAAGGGTAACGGCGTCCCCCGATGGGCCCTCCGTGGAGGAGGTGGCCTTCCAACCCCTCGACGTGGCGGGGTACACCAGCAGGCTCTTCGACACGGCGGATACCGTTCTCCTGATGTCTGCCACCGTCTTCTCGAAGAACGTCTTCTGCAGAACCCTCGGCATCCCCGAGGAGGAGGCTGCGTTCATCAGAGTGCCCGACTCTTCCTTCCCGGTGGAGAACAGGCCGATCCACGCCGCGAACGTCGCCCAGCTCAGCAGGAGCACTATGGACGCCTCCATGGGAGCCATAACGAGGGCCGTGGACGAAGTGATGACCCGCCATGCGGGAGAGAGAGGGGTGATCCATACGACATCCTACGGCCAGGCGAGGTACATCATGGAGCACGTCTCGGAGTACAACAGAGGGAGACTGTCGAGCACGGAGAACGTAACGTCCAGATCAGACCTCATCAGAGCCCACAGCGGACGGGACGAGTCGGTCCTAATCTCGCCGAGCCTCTACCAGGGGGTCGACCTGAAGGACGACTTATCGAGGTTCCAAGTCCTGGTGAAGGTCCCCTATCCAGACCTTTCGGAGAGGAGGACGAGGGTCAAGCTGGAGAGAGACCCTGGTTGGTACGACTGGCAGACGGCGCTCAGGCTGGTGCAGACCTATGGTAGGAGCGTCAGGGGCGAAACGGACCATGCCGTCACCTATGTACTGGACTCGAATTTCCCCAAGTTCGTGAAGAAGAACCAGGACCTGTTCCCCGGGTACTTCTTGGAAGCACTCGTCTTTCCACAGTAGAGTTCGGACCGAACTTCACCAGGCTATACGGACAGATGGCGCTATACTCGCATATCTTGCATTTCCCTGGGCTGCTGCTCGGGACGGCTCCCCTCCTGCCGAGCCAGTATCCCTGGGCCCAGGCGACCGCCCGCTCAGCCTCAGCCGCGTCATGTGGGAAGACGAAGAACCTCATCCCAAACTTCGCTTCCAACTCCTTGGTTTCGCCGTTCATCAGAGAACGCGTTATCCTCGAGAGCATCTCTTCTTTCTGAGGCCGTTTGATGTCTTCCTGCCTCCAGCGCACAAGCGCCAGCTGCATCCTCGAGCAGTCAAATCCCATCTTCTCCATCAGCAG
Proteins encoded in this region:
- a CDS encoding MFS transporter translates to MASNLVVPFISFLTASAGIVGEPLALVSSAGTTFPGLVQYVLSRMKSEAKTLVVAGTGLAGVLWVVMAALQLSGLLFVGAFLAIEALSGASLFGWMLLMESVSRTARGTTLARYQVYTYLGGLGATLFAGVVVGPQLQLMRFFFAGAGVLYLVNAWVVSRDDARVEAAPGAGKASPRLRRFLGINSLFVFVWSLAWPLFPIAQVDIFNMSETEIAIIAVIGGLSSILLQKAIGKVADKRRRLMMFTGRFMLACFPLGYALASSVYEIYIVNIVSGFTNSTGIAYTSYLFENSVDKRKGIGLYNLANALAAAAGSSFSGLLYVALSGGDAVAVLRTMLMAVAGARIAVSFLYLTLKEGEGGAVSGGGMAAETKGDPD
- a CDS encoding DUF952 domain-containing protein, which encodes MPTSLRRTRLSLILHITKSARWNQTRLTGSYTAKTQQEDGFIHCSNPDQLAAVAKAFYSGKRDLVLLCIDPRKVRAEVRYERSGSGIFPHIYGPLNTDAVVAVFPFEPNGHGGSSARTQR
- a CDS encoding DEAD/DEAH box helicase family protein; this encodes MKFCPSCGSRVKGAQSSCPKCGASLGSNAKTLLESFPFATLRPSQKGALDDVEAALSASKRFIILEAPVGFGKSAIAAALCRHLGSAYLLTSTKQLQSQYSADFRFPLVTGKSNFTCLVPTSRGTFPACSRGRCEADWTLSECPHHLTFEEYDEHVRGVCRRDAKCRRLKGDKLCPYYEQKWEAFRDPVMVANYPFFLSELSYTDDVRRRKLLVCDEAHDIEKQMVGFGSFSLRSSTLGIYSGAEGAPSIPDMGVENAGAWSEPLEDARRILERFVEENFDDPAVQDKVASCKDSLEALKGFADELSEDPSNWIVNGVRVTASPDGPSVEEVAFQPLDVAGYTSRLFDTADTVLLMSATVFSKNVFCRTLGIPEEEAAFIRVPDSSFPVENRPIHAANVAQLSRSTMDASMGAITRAVDEVMTRHAGERGVIHTTSYGQARYIMEHVSEYNRGRLSSTENVTSRSDLIRAHSGRDESVLISPSLYQGVDLKDDLSRFQVLVKVPYPDLSERRTRVKLERDPGWYDWQTALRLVQTYGRSVRGETDHAVTYVLDSNFPKFVKKNQDLFPGYFLEALVFPQ
- a CDS encoding PD-(D/E)XK nuclease family protein, encoding MEEWKKSMSEPLAAGKAYRFDQSFVAVSSIAQQYYCEAKVEQSYVHGDIPSEAKEAGTNLHEEVLAMEKVELKDLVERVEKAPLLTASFGVHGRILDIDVAGMPDAVVFEKSVPKWVIELKTTKGDPTKLWDDQLVQVRVYGLLMEKMGFDCSRMQLALVRWRQEDIKRPQKEEMLSRITRSLMNGETKELEAKFGMRFFVFPHDAAEAERAVAWAQGYWLGRRGAVPSSSPGKCKICEYSAICPYSLVKFGPNSTVERRVLPRSTRGTGPGSSSRTWGNSSPVHR